The nucleotide sequence TCGTGCGAACAGCAGCTCCAGCTCAGCCCGCCTCATCCCCTCCAGCAGGAAGCGGCGCTGCGTCTGCGACCAGGCCTTCCAGGCGGCGCGAAAGTTCGCGGCGGAATTCGTCGAGGTCTCGGGGAATGGCGTCGTCATCGGCGGCCTTCGCTGTGTCGTCTCCCGCCCCGCGCTCCTGCTCGCGCAACCGCATCACTTCCTTCAGCGTGCGCGCGAGCGAGGCCAGCACACGGGCGCGGCTTTCGGTCTCGACGCGCTGCGCGGGCGCGATACGCGTCGGGCTGCCGACGATGCGCTCGATCTTCGTGAGTTCGCGCTCGATTGCGTCGCTGACACGCTCGACCATCGATGCCGCCGGCGTTTCACCGGGCGGCGGATCGGCAGCGATATCCACCGCAGTGCGCTTGCGTGACATGGGCACGGCGCGATCCGCCTTCACCCTCGCACTTTTGATCGCATCGATCGCAGCGTGATCGCTCGCATCCGCGACGAGATTGCTGGGGTGTTCGTTGAGGACTTTTGCGCGTGGGCGCTTTGCTTTCTCAGGCTTCGCAACCGGCTTTTTCGCTGCCGTCTTCCTGACTGTGACTTTCCGCACTACCTTTTTTGCAACGATCTTACGCGCAGCCTTCTTCGCCGCCGGCCTTTTCATCGGCGCGGCGGAAGGCTTCTTCGGCATCGTTGGAGACTCTCATGTTGATACGACAACGCCGCGCTGGGGCGCGGCGATCGATTGGATGGCTAGCCGTTTGTTGCCGACATTACCGCTCGTCATTGCGAGCGAAGCGAAGCAATCCAGAGCAACAAGGAAGACTGGATTGCTTCGTCGCAAGCGCTCCTCGCAATGACGCAGAAAACGCCAACGTGCGAAGATCCGATCCTCGTCAGAAGGCAGGCTACGTCCGGAAGAAAACGAACCAGACGATCGCCAGCACAAAGATCGCAGCGATGGTGCTGACGGTCAGCAGCGCCAGGATGGATGGCCCCGGCTCCGCCCCGCGTGCTTCGGTCGGCGTTTCGACGATCCGGCGTTCGCCTTGCACGTGTTCGACTTTTGCCATTGCGTCCTCATTCATTCGAATGCACGAAACAGCCCGCGCAGCGTATGAAGGGCAACGCCCTATGTCCGGTGAGGTTCCTGATTCGATGCCGCCTCGCGGCGAGACACCTTAAGTAGTGCTCAAGGGCACAACTCTGGAGCATGTCAGAACCCTACTGCGGGAGCGTTACGCTGTCAAGGATTATTTTCCTAGTGTCTCAATGCACCGTATGTCGCTGACGCGACATTTCGGCCTGCCGCAGCAGCTCAAGCGGCAGCCATGGTTTCTGCATGAACAGCACGTTGTCAGGAACATGCTCGACGCTCTGTCCCGACGTGAGAATGACATCGATATGCGGGAATCGCTCCCGCGCCATTGAGGCAAGCTCGAGGCCCGACATGTCGCCGTCGAGGTTCACATCGGTGAACATCAGCATCAGTTCGTTTCCTGCTCTTTCAAGAACGACGGCCGCGGCATCCCCACTCATGCACTGAATAACGTTCATGTCGCTTTCCTCAAAGATCAGGCTGACAAGTTCCCGCTGCAGCTGATCGTCTTCCACCACGAGAACAGTGTGCTTAAAAGCGCGTCCCATCGGTGCCTCCCATTCCATGAATAGGGGCAATGCGTCGGGACCGCATAAGTTCGGTAGATGACGTAAGGAACGAAATCCGCGGCAGCACGTTTGACCGAAAACGAGGTGCGTCATGAAGGAAGTTGTGGAGCGTGTGATGAAGGCGTTCGCGCAAAAACATCAAGCGATGACGCCGGAACAGGAGCGCAAGGTCCGCGACGAGGTGTCTGAATTCGTGGCCGAACTTCTGGAGAAGCGCGCGGCGCAACTGGCTAAATTCGCCGATCGCAGGCTGCGCGAAACCGAGCCGGAGCCGCGCATTTGAGTTTCATTGAACGGAAGTTGTGACAACCCGCCTTACCACGGCGGTTTTTTCATGACGGCACGAACCCCGCACGGAACCGCAATGCCTTCGAGAAGGTTCCTACCTCACAGTGTGGAGATCCGTCATGACACCCCAAGAGAGTGTGCTCGATGCGGTTCTGCGGGCACGAGGCATTCTGGCCGAGTACATCGAGCCAGGCCCACGCGATTGCGCTCAGACACTGAGCCGGCTTTTTGTGATCTTCGACGACGAGAAGCTGACGACTGCCATCAACATCCTGAGTCTGGAAACGGTCGGCGCGACGATGGCCTCTGCTGATGCGGCTAAGCCCCCACCCACCTCTCCTCCTTGTAGTCGAACCACCGGCTGAAGCGCTTGCCGTCCCATTCATATTGCAGGTGCCGCTCCTGCATCGGCACGCCGACGACATCCGGCCAGAATGCCGCGATGCATGAGCCGCCAGCGTCGCGCACGCTCGGATAGACGATGCCGTCACTGCCTCCGTCGCGGAGGCCAGCCGCGAACGGCCGACTGTGCGTGTAGCTCTCGCTGTCCAGGATCAGCCGCCTCAACCTGTCGTCGAGCTTCGTCACGTCGTGCAGCGTGGCGTTCACGTGGCCCAGCAGCACGCGCATGTCCTCGCGGCGCGGCGGGTCATCCGAGTCCGCCGCGAAGCGCGCGAAGTGATAGCCGGTTTCCCTGATCGCGGTGTGGAGCGTGCGCGCGGCGTAATAGACGCCATAGCTGCCGTCCGAAAAACGCGAGCCGTTGCGGTTCACATGGGTGAACGGCGCCATCACCCACGATGCGTTCGGCCCGGTCACCCGCCGCTCCGGCGGCACCAGCGCGATCTCGCCCGCCTCGTCGCGCAGGCGCGGATTGGTCGCCTGTTCAAGCTCGGTCAGCACGTCCCACACGGCGGGATCATCCGAGACCCGCTCGAACAGCGCGATCGGCGGATAGCGCGACGCGATGATGCGCCACGCCTCGCGCCAGCGCACCCGCGAGGTGGCTGTCATATGACAGCCCGGCTGAATGTACAGCCAATCTGCACGTGCTCCCATTTCGTCATTGCGAGGAGCAATTGCGACGAAGCAATCCAGTCCTTTCCAGATAAAAACTGGATTGCTTCGCTTCGCTCGCAATGACGATGTAGAAAAGACACGTCACGACCACGGCGCGCGGGCGGCATCGACATAGGCGCGGACCGCCGCGAGATCCGTGACGTCGCCTGCGGTCATCCTTGCGAGAGGAGTCTGTCCCGCGAAAGCGCGGTTCGGGCGCAGCACCCAGCCGTCGGCGAGCGCGGCGTCGGAGTAGACGATCTGCAGCGCCTTCCAGATGCCGGCGACGTAGCCGATCCGGCGCAGCGTATCGTCCGGCACGCGCGCAGCCTTGCCGCTCTTCCATTGAAAGAACGTGCGCTCCGCGGGATTGCCGAGGATGCGCCGCGCGTCGCCATTGCCGATGCCCCACCGGGCCATGATCCTGAAGAAGCCTTCCAGCGCGAGGCCGTGGCGGTCGGAAGGAATAATATCCTGTAATGTCTGCGGTTTTGCAGTCATGTGCCTATCCTCTGCAATCTTGCATAAGATAGGAACCTTGCCTGTGAGCGTCAATGGCTCACCTGGCCCGTGTCAGGGCCGGAAAACACAATTCTGGAGCATGCCGGAACCCTAACCCGGCAGCGTCACGCTATCAAGGATTAATTTCCTATTTATTGTGGTCCATTCACCCGAGCCGGCCAGTTCGGTACGCAATAGCGCGCTGAGTCCCATGACGTTTCGCGCCTGCTCTCTCGTGACGCCCTAATCCTCACCAAGCAGGATGGCCTCGGTTTTTGTGAAGCCGCAGAGGGTGCACAAATAGACGGCGCGGTCTGTCGCGGCGCGGCTGCTCATCCGAAGCGCCAGGCCCTGGATTTCCATGGGATAGCCTTTGCAATTGGGGCAACCCACCGTTGGAGGTCGTGCTGGCATTGTTTCGAAGTGACGATCTGTTTTCATCCCATCAGTCCTTTGGCAGTAGCCGTGGGGAACTGTGTCGCTCAACACGGCTGACCGGATATTGTTCCTTAATTTCCAAGCACTTCGTCGGAACATGCGCTCTTCGAAGCCGTTCTTGCGTAGCAGCGTGACGGAACCGCGCGCCTACGGAGACATGTCATGACAGACCCGTCCGACCTGATACGGCGGGCTTCGGAATTGACCGAGCGTGCCGACCACGAAGACGACCCTGAAACGCGGGAACGGCTGCTCAGGATGGCCGCCTATTATGTGCAGATCGCCGAAAGCGAAGAATGGCTGGCAGCTCACCCGACGTCGCGTCCATAGGTGACGTCCTGATCAAGAAGTAGCCGCACGGGTTGGGGCCAAACCGTTTTGCTGCGCGGCGCAGATGCCGACGCTGACTCGCTGCGAAATCTTCGCATCGCAGTAGCTGTTGCAGATGGATCCGTTGAGCCGGGAGCACTTCGCCATGCACGCCTGATAGGTGCACGTTACACCCGCAGGCCCGGCCGCAGCGGCGGCCCCCGGCATTGCGCTTGCGATCAGATGGACGATCAGCCACGCGGTGTTCAACATGCACTGCTCCGTTTGGGAGAGTGCAGCACGACGCGATGTCCCGCGCAACGCGAAGGATTTCCCTCAACCGCTGGTCAGCGAAGGCTAACTATTTGCACACGCCGCTCGCCTTGCGCTCGCGGATGGTCCTGTCGCAGTGGGTTGAGCATCCACCCTGCCGGCCGCCACCGCCCAGCTTCTGGCAGTTCGCGACGCACCCCTCGTAAGTGCAGGCCTGCCCTCTGGGTTTCTGGGCATTGGCGGGATTAGCCGCGACGATAAAGGCTGCCAGAAAACAGCCCGGGACAATGCGAAGCATGAATCCCTCCCTGCAAATTCATTGAAGTACTTTGGAAGTACTTTGGAAATATTTTGGAAATGTTTTGCCGGAGTTCAGCAGCGTTTCATGTCACCCACAACTGCCCATCTGGCTAGCTGGACAATCGCGAACGAGGTACCTCGTCGTCCCTCCCCGGCCGCGCCGCAGAAGTCCGCGACACCCGGCAGTGAAACCGGCCGTCCGCCGCTTCGCCTTATGCGCCGGAGTTTGTCACCGTTTCGCCTTTTCGCGCGAAACGGCTGTTCAGTATCGCACCCTACTCCGCCATTTCGGCGGCAGCGGCTTGCGGTGGTCCGGCGAGCGGGCGCTCTTCCATCAGCATCACCAGGGTCGCGGCGGTTGCAAGCAACGCCGCGGCGGCACCGAACACGTAACGGAACGCGGCGATCATATCGCTCGCGGCGATCGCATGCGCCGAACCGATCTGATGCTCGGCACCGATAGTGAGATTGCCGCCAAGCACCATCAGCAGGATCGCCGTGAAGACCGCGACCGTGAACGACGCCAGCAGCGAGCGGAAGAAGTTCATCGCGCCGGTCGCCGTGCCGACCTGCGCACGTGGCACAGCATTTTGAATCGACACCACGCTGACCGGGAAAACCGTGCCGAGCCCAACCGCCATCAGCGACAGCCCCGCGAGCAGTTGCCACAGCGGCAGCGGCGTCGCCAGCGCGAGCGCAAACGCCGCGCAGGTCGCGAGGCTCACGCCGCCGATCGCCGCGCGCTTGTAGTGCTTGGTGTACATCATCGCACGGCCCGCAGCCCATGCGCCAAGCACCGACACCGCGACCAGCGGAATCAAGGCGAGGCCCGCTTCGCTCGCGGTGAGGCCATACACGACCTCGTAATACAACGGCATGTGCACGGTGAGGCCGATCATGGTGCCGATGGCGCAGCCGCCCGCGGCCATCGCGTACGGCACCACCGTTCCCGACAGCAACGGGATCGGCAGGAACGGCTCCTGCGCGCGGCGCACATGCCAGACGAAGGCCACGCCGAGGAAC is from Afipia massiliensis and encodes:
- a CDS encoding response regulator — translated: MGRAFKHTVLVVEDDQLQRELVSLIFEESDMNVIQCMSGDAAAVVLERAGNELMLMFTDVNLDGDMSGLELASMARERFPHIDVILTSGQSVEHVPDNVLFMQKPWLPLELLRQAEMSRQRHTVH
- a CDS encoding RES family NAD+ phosphorylase, with protein sequence MTATSRVRWREAWRIIASRYPPIALFERVSDDPAVWDVLTELEQATNPRLRDEAGEIALVPPERRVTGPNASWVMAPFTHVNRNGSRFSDGSYGVYYAARTLHTAIRETGYHFARFAADSDDPPRREDMRVLLGHVNATLHDVTKLDDRLRRLILDSESYTHSRPFAAGLRDGGSDGIVYPSVRDAGGSCIAAFWPDVVGVPMQERHLQYEWDGKRFSRWFDYKEERWVGA
- a CDS encoding MbcA/ParS/Xre antitoxin family protein — translated: MTAKPQTLQDIIPSDRHGLALEGFFRIMARWGIGNGDARRILGNPAERTFFQWKSGKAARVPDDTLRRIGYVAGIWKALQIVYSDAALADGWVLRPNRAFAGQTPLARMTAGDVTDLAAVRAYVDAARAPWS